The Pseudodesulfovibrio sp. zrk46 genome contains a region encoding:
- the thiE gene encoding thiamine phosphate synthase yields the protein MPTREITRQNILDTDIYCLTAEKFSLGRSNIDIVQQMLDNDIKLIQYREKEKKSGAKYEECLEIRRMTREARAAFIINDDIDLAMMVEADGVHIGQEDFPVEVVRKLVGEKMAIGLSTHSPEEAQAAVKSGADYIGVGPIFKTYTKEDVVDPVGFEYLEYVVGNVDIPFVAIGGIKEHNIAEVTKRGCSCVAMVTEIVGSEDIGGTIQALRQAMQK from the coding sequence ATGCCTACTCGTGAAATCACCCGGCAGAACATCCTCGATACGGATATCTACTGCCTGACTGCCGAGAAATTCTCGCTGGGGCGGTCCAATATCGACATCGTGCAGCAGATGCTCGACAACGATATCAAGCTGATCCAGTACCGCGAGAAGGAGAAGAAATCCGGCGCGAAGTACGAAGAGTGTTTGGAGATTCGGCGCATGACCCGTGAAGCCAGGGCTGCCTTCATCATTAACGACGACATCGACCTCGCCATGATGGTGGAAGCTGACGGCGTACACATCGGTCAGGAAGATTTTCCGGTGGAAGTCGTGCGCAAGCTGGTGGGCGAAAAGATGGCCATTGGTCTGTCTACCCATTCCCCGGAAGAAGCACAGGCCGCAGTGAAGAGCGGTGCGGACTACATCGGCGTCGGGCCAATCTTCAAGACCTACACCAAGGAAGACGTGGTCGACCCGGTGGGGTTTGAATACCTCGAATACGTTGTTGGCAACGTGGATATCCCCTTTGTCGCCATCGGTGGCATCAAGGAACATAACATCGCTGAAGTGACCAAGCGCGGCTGCAGTTGCGTGGCCATGGTCACTGAAATCGTGGGCTCCGAAGACATCGGCGGCACGATTCAGGCACTTCGTCAGGCGATGCAGAAATAG
- a CDS encoding SH3 domain-containing protein, whose protein sequence is MHKIISISLLTALMVLSAAAAAMAFGEIRYTDRPLNLRNGRSAKAKWVGSLYAGQKVRVAYERDGWVAIFEPGETRNTEKAAVGYSNAKYLKKKRTRHEPKPWGEMVYAGRNLNVRTLPSTKGKKVRLLAADERVIVDFPEDDWTMVFSPDATIRSKMNALGYSSAKFFEPVTDDTPAPMEVAQVSEPVPSGSTGGNVAPPPAPKPAPKVEAPTQPAPVKAATSSWGTVVTLKRKVNMRAERTTSSKLKRTLQVGERVRVDYFKNGWYAVFKEDELIRSEKRAIGYVLRSLLEEQPSVENVVAAGKGMSAPAGGIKKTMVIDRNRFSGAKRPDPVPNKNAHGYQYKLMEKSETKKYGETWITMKIFLSTTKLPGTTALVDFAKTLWRENKRTGKNLAVLIYLPGQDTDDLSYGVVQFTDKDILEMWIRKTTLFGTKFL, encoded by the coding sequence ATGCATAAGATTATTTCCATCTCCCTGTTGACTGCTCTCATGGTACTTTCCGCGGCTGCCGCAGCCATGGCTTTTGGTGAAATTCGATACACCGACCGCCCATTGAATCTTCGCAACGGCCGATCCGCCAAGGCAAAGTGGGTTGGAAGCCTGTATGCCGGTCAGAAAGTTCGGGTCGCCTATGAGAGGGACGGCTGGGTAGCCATTTTTGAACCTGGTGAAACCCGGAACACTGAAAAAGCTGCGGTCGGATATTCCAATGCCAAATATCTTAAGAAGAAACGGACCAGACATGAGCCCAAACCGTGGGGTGAGATGGTCTATGCCGGCCGGAATCTCAATGTTCGGACCTTGCCTTCCACTAAAGGTAAAAAGGTTCGACTTCTGGCTGCCGACGAGCGTGTAATTGTCGATTTTCCCGAAGACGATTGGACTATGGTTTTCTCGCCTGATGCCACTATTCGGTCCAAGATGAATGCCCTCGGCTACTCCAGCGCAAAGTTCTTTGAGCCGGTGACAGACGATACTCCCGCTCCTATGGAAGTGGCGCAGGTGTCAGAGCCTGTGCCCTCCGGTTCAACAGGTGGCAATGTAGCTCCGCCGCCAGCGCCCAAACCTGCTCCCAAGGTGGAAGCGCCGACACAGCCCGCTCCGGTCAAGGCTGCGACTTCTTCTTGGGGCACAGTGGTCACTCTTAAGCGTAAGGTGAATATGCGCGCTGAGCGTACGACCAGTTCCAAGCTGAAGCGTACCCTGCAGGTTGGCGAACGAGTCCGTGTGGATTACTTCAAAAACGGTTGGTACGCAGTCTTCAAAGAAGATGAACTCATCCGTAGCGAGAAGCGGGCGATAGGGTATGTCCTGCGCAGCCTGCTGGAAGAACAGCCTTCGGTCGAGAATGTTGTCGCGGCAGGAAAGGGTATGTCCGCTCCTGCGGGCGGTATCAAGAAGACCATGGTCATTGATCGCAACCGCTTTAGCGGAGCCAAGCGACCGGATCCTGTGCCTAACAAAAACGCGCACGGTTATCAGTACAAGCTGATGGAGAAGTCCGAGACCAAAAAGTATGGTGAAACCTGGATCACCATGAAGATATTCCTGTCCACCACCAAGCTGCCGGGAACCACGGCATTGGTAGATTTTGCCAAGACCCTTTGGAGAGAAAATAAGCGGACCGGTAAGAATCTGGCCGTACTTATCTATCTTCCCGGTCAGGATACGGACGACCTCTCTTACGGAGTGGTTCAGTTCACCGACAAGGATATTCTGGAAATGTGGATCAGAAAGACGACCCTTTTCGGAACCAAGTTCCTGTAG
- a CDS encoding thiazole synthase: MREESFEIGGLKLKSRLFTGTGKYADDSVIPGVCEASGSQVITVALRRVDLESDTGNVMDFIPKDMQLLPNTSGARTAEEAVRIAKLARAMGCGNWIKIEVISDNKYLLPDGYETAKATEILAEDGFVVLPYVNADLYIARSLVDAGAAAVMPLGAPIGTNRGLKTKEMVRILIDEIDLPIIVDAGIGRPSEACEAMEMGADAVLVNTAIATASDPIMMARAFGQAVEAGRAAYLSGPGAKHSMAQASSPLTGFLSEG; the protein is encoded by the coding sequence GTGAGAGAAGAGAGTTTCGAAATCGGCGGCCTCAAGCTCAAGAGCCGCTTGTTTACGGGTACCGGCAAATACGCCGATGATTCCGTTATCCCCGGCGTGTGCGAGGCATCTGGTTCTCAGGTAATCACCGTGGCCCTGCGCCGTGTGGACCTGGAATCCGACACCGGTAACGTCATGGATTTCATCCCCAAAGATATGCAGTTGCTCCCCAATACTTCGGGCGCACGCACCGCTGAAGAGGCTGTGCGTATCGCTAAATTGGCCCGGGCAATGGGCTGCGGCAACTGGATCAAGATCGAGGTCATCTCGGACAACAAATACCTGTTGCCCGACGGCTACGAGACCGCCAAGGCCACGGAGATTCTGGCCGAAGATGGTTTTGTCGTGCTCCCGTACGTCAACGCCGACCTCTATATTGCCCGCTCTCTGGTGGATGCCGGGGCAGCCGCGGTCATGCCGCTCGGCGCGCCCATCGGCACCAACCGTGGTCTCAAGACCAAGGAGATGGTCCGTATTCTCATCGATGAGATCGACCTGCCCATCATCGTGGATGCTGGTATCGGCCGTCCGTCCGAAGCGTGTGAAGCCATGGAAATGGGCGCTGACGCCGTGTTGGTCAACACCGCCATTGCTACGGCCAGTGATCCGATCATGATGGCACGGGCATTTGGCCAGGCTGTGGAAGCTGGCCGTGCAGCATATCTGTCCGGTCCCGGTGCCAAGCACTCGATGGCGCAGGCTTCTTCTCCGCTGACCGGCTTCCTGAGTGAGGGATAA
- the galU gene encoding UTP--glucose-1-phosphate uridylyltransferase GalU, with amino-acid sequence MDIKKAVIPVAGWGTRSLPATKNVPKEMLPIFRKPIVQYIVEEGIEAGLSDVVFVTNQNKTIIEDHFDRNFLLEQLLDRAGKGKMLEEVRRVADLVNVIAVRQKEQLGLGHAVLTAREVCKNEPFAVMLGDDLMFGVNTGIGELIKASEATGKAVVGVIEVPEEKVSKYGVIKGEELGDGTYRVTNLVEKPKAEEAPSNLAIIGRYVLLPEIFDILEGQKAGVGGEIQLTDALQGLADQDKLIAVKLGGQRFDAGDWVEYLTANIYFALHDEELHDELVKRLQELLPCSDK; translated from the coding sequence ATGGATATCAAGAAAGCCGTGATTCCCGTTGCCGGTTGGGGTACTCGTTCTCTTCCTGCTACCAAGAACGTTCCCAAGGAGATGCTCCCCATCTTCCGCAAGCCCATCGTGCAGTATATTGTCGAAGAGGGCATTGAAGCGGGCTTGAGTGATGTGGTGTTTGTCACCAACCAGAACAAGACCATCATTGAAGATCACTTTGACCGTAACTTCTTGTTGGAACAACTCCTGGACCGTGCGGGCAAGGGGAAGATGCTTGAGGAAGTTCGCCGCGTGGCCGACTTGGTAAATGTCATTGCCGTGCGTCAGAAAGAGCAGCTCGGTCTCGGCCATGCAGTGCTTACGGCTCGTGAGGTTTGCAAGAACGAACCGTTTGCCGTCATGCTCGGTGATGACCTCATGTTCGGCGTGAACACCGGAATCGGCGAGTTGATCAAGGCTTCCGAAGCTACTGGCAAGGCTGTGGTCGGCGTTATTGAAGTTCCTGAAGAGAAGGTCAGCAAATATGGCGTGATCAAGGGTGAAGAGCTGGGGGATGGTACCTACCGTGTGACCAATTTGGTCGAGAAGCCCAAGGCTGAAGAGGCTCCGTCCAACCTTGCCATCATCGGTCGTTACGTTCTGCTGCCGGAAATTTTTGATATCCTCGAAGGCCAGAAGGCTGGCGTGGGCGGCGAAATCCAGCTCACCGATGCGCTTCAGGGATTGGCTGATCAGGATAAACTTATTGCGGTGAAGCTGGGTGGCCAGCGGTTTGACGCGGGTGACTGGGTGGAATACCTTACCGCCAACATTTATTTTGCCCTGCATGACGAGGAACTGCATGATGAACTCGTCAAGCGTCTTCAGGAGTTGCTGCCTTGTTCCGACAAATAA
- the priA gene encoding primosomal protein N': MADLWQVTLVSPPYTVLTYERPSYFPDLVSGQRVIVPLGKSHRMGVVVGPAEEAPEGVEMKSLIWPLEVEPLLDEDYLDMAENLAARQMVSVGRILEIILPRGLRTAAVTFRVDKHLSERKLPGSIRPSQLPKCSEEDLKAFMALWLDGRMRVRINAQREAEERFVSLVSDPPWAVRPNAKRQIRILEYILDNGPQSLYSLRHVLGDWAPDTAAKMEGRNLVRLGELTADKLAEVDEGKGSCAEAEPLKYDLTPEQQQAMGEMIATLGNGGGAHLVHGVTGSGKTVLYLEMARKCLEQGRSVILLAPEVALACKLYRNVTEHFPAAKTLFYHGYQSPKKREVTFTGLVKENDPVIVVGTRSALFLPVPDLGMVVMDEEHDESFKQEDRLAYHAKEVGWYRVERTGGLLVLGSATPDVKTFHAAENGIIPVSTLKERVGDSVLPKVDLVDIAALNDSNQPFAPVTIEALKETIKEGKQAIVMLNRRGYSPLMYCLDCTETVRCPECEVGMTYHKGRERVVCHYCGLSYAYPLLCSKCGGSNFIPMGEGTERLEERLEEILPEGTGVLRLDRDATRRQERMEEILGAFGRGEAQVLVGTQMISKGHHFPNVTLVVVTDGDLGLNLPDYRSSERTFQLLVQVAGRAGRGDNPGRVLIQTRNPQHPIWNEVLSGDYNGFYKREVGRRKMFGYPPFSRLALIRISHPADYKDGTAAISLFAKVLKLQAAKLGITVLGPAPAPLSMLRGRRRYNCLLKGADWSKLRTLYAHVAQANPNPAKVRTGLDLDPLTTL; the protein is encoded by the coding sequence ATGGCCGACCTCTGGCAGGTAACGCTCGTCAGTCCGCCGTACACGGTGTTGACCTACGAGCGTCCGTCCTATTTTCCTGATCTGGTTTCTGGCCAGCGTGTCATCGTTCCGTTGGGCAAGTCCCATCGGATGGGCGTTGTCGTTGGTCCTGCAGAGGAGGCTCCAGAAGGCGTCGAGATGAAGTCTCTTATCTGGCCGCTCGAAGTTGAGCCCCTGCTGGATGAAGACTACCTCGACATGGCTGAGAATCTGGCCGCGCGTCAGATGGTCAGCGTCGGTCGCATCCTTGAGATTATTCTGCCTCGCGGGTTGCGTACCGCTGCAGTCACTTTTCGTGTGGACAAGCACTTGTCCGAGCGTAAACTCCCTGGCTCCATTCGTCCTTCTCAGCTTCCCAAGTGTAGTGAAGAGGATCTGAAGGCTTTCATGGCGCTTTGGCTTGATGGTCGGATGCGTGTTCGCATCAATGCTCAGCGTGAGGCTGAAGAACGATTTGTCTCCTTGGTCTCTGATCCGCCGTGGGCAGTGCGTCCCAATGCCAAACGGCAAATCCGCATCCTTGAATACATCCTAGATAATGGTCCGCAGTCTCTTTACTCTTTGCGTCATGTGCTGGGTGATTGGGCTCCTGATACCGCTGCCAAAATGGAAGGGCGGAATCTGGTGCGACTTGGCGAATTGACCGCCGACAAGCTGGCGGAAGTTGACGAAGGCAAAGGAAGCTGCGCCGAGGCAGAGCCTCTCAAGTACGATTTGACGCCGGAACAGCAGCAGGCCATGGGCGAGATGATTGCCACCTTGGGCAATGGTGGGGGAGCGCATCTGGTCCACGGAGTTACGGGTAGCGGCAAGACCGTGCTCTATCTCGAGATGGCGCGGAAATGTTTGGAGCAGGGACGGTCTGTGATTCTTCTTGCCCCGGAAGTAGCGCTGGCCTGCAAACTCTATCGCAATGTCACCGAGCATTTTCCGGCAGCCAAGACACTTTTCTATCACGGATACCAGAGCCCCAAGAAACGCGAAGTTACCTTTACCGGGCTGGTCAAAGAGAACGATCCGGTGATTGTGGTGGGTACTCGTTCTGCGCTTTTCCTCCCTGTTCCCGACCTCGGCATGGTGGTCATGGATGAGGAACATGACGAATCGTTCAAGCAGGAGGACCGCCTCGCCTATCACGCCAAGGAAGTGGGGTGGTATCGAGTGGAGCGGACCGGCGGTTTGTTGGTGCTTGGCTCGGCCACGCCTGATGTAAAGACATTTCATGCCGCTGAGAACGGCATCATCCCGGTTTCCACTCTCAAGGAACGTGTTGGCGACAGCGTGCTGCCGAAGGTTGATCTGGTGGATATCGCTGCCCTCAATGATTCCAACCAGCCTTTTGCGCCGGTGACCATTGAGGCGTTGAAGGAGACGATCAAGGAAGGCAAGCAGGCCATCGTCATGCTGAACAGGCGTGGTTATTCGCCGCTCATGTATTGCCTTGATTGTACCGAGACCGTGCGCTGCCCGGAGTGCGAAGTGGGTATGACCTACCACAAGGGGCGCGAGCGGGTGGTCTGCCATTACTGCGGTTTGTCCTATGCTTATCCGTTGCTGTGCTCCAAATGCGGCGGTTCTAATTTTATCCCCATGGGCGAAGGTACTGAGCGGCTTGAGGAGCGGCTTGAGGAGATTCTTCCTGAAGGCACTGGTGTATTGCGGTTGGACCGTGATGCCACACGACGACAGGAACGCATGGAGGAAATCCTTGGCGCGTTTGGTCGGGGTGAGGCGCAGGTGTTGGTGGGAACGCAGATGATCTCCAAGGGACATCATTTCCCCAACGTTACGTTAGTTGTTGTCACGGATGGCGATCTTGGTCTGAACCTGCCGGATTACCGTTCTTCCGAGCGCACCTTCCAGCTGCTGGTGCAGGTGGCCGGGCGCGCAGGGCGCGGTGACAATCCCGGGCGTGTACTTATCCAGACGCGTAACCCGCAGCATCCCATCTGGAATGAGGTGTTGAGCGGTGATTATAACGGTTTTTACAAGCGCGAAGTGGGACGGCGAAAGATGTTCGGCTATCCCCCGTTCTCACGCCTTGCGTTAATTCGCATCAGCCATCCGGCAGATTACAAGGATGGGACAGCGGCCATTTCCCTGTTTGCCAAGGTGCTCAAGTTGCAGGCGGCCAAACTCGGTATTACCGTGCTCGGTCCGGCTCCGGCTCCGCTCTCCATGTTGCGAGGGCGTCGTCGCTACAACTGTCTGCTCAAGGGAGCGGATTGGAGCAAACTGCGCACCCTGTATGCGCATGTGGCCCAAGCCAATCCCAACCCTGCAAAGGTCCGTACCGGACTGGATCTGGACCCGCTGACCACGCTTTAG
- the thiC gene encoding phosphomethylpyrimidine synthase ThiC encodes MEYTTQMDAARKGIVTPQMEVVARKENIRIEDLMERMAKGTVIIPANKNHTSIDPEAVGEGMRTKLNVNLGISKDCCNIEPELEKVRGAIEMGAEAIMDLSCFGKTQEFRRELVKMSPAMIGTVPIYDAVGFYDKNLQDITVDEFFDVVETHVKDGVDFLTIHAGLNKHTADKVKQGGRLTNIVSRGGSLLFTWMEINNAENPFFEHYDRLLDICEEYDVTLSLGDGCRPGCLHDATDACQVEELITLGELTKRAWERNVQVMIEGPGHMAMNEIAGNMMMEKRLCHGAPFYVLGPIVTDVAPGYDHITSAIGGAIAAQNGADFLCYVTPAEHLRLPTLEDMKEGIIATRIAAHAADIAKGYPGARDWDDKMSAARAALDWEGMFKLAMDPVKPREYRESSKPEHEDSCSMCGKMCAVRNMNRVLEGKDIQLDD; translated from the coding sequence ATGGAATATACCACTCAGATGGACGCTGCCCGTAAGGGTATCGTCACCCCTCAGATGGAAGTTGTCGCTCGTAAGGAAAATATCCGCATCGAGGACCTGATGGAGCGCATGGCCAAAGGTACGGTCATCATCCCCGCCAACAAGAACCACACCAGCATCGATCCCGAAGCAGTGGGCGAGGGCATGCGCACCAAGCTCAACGTCAACCTCGGTATCTCCAAGGACTGCTGCAATATCGAGCCCGAGCTGGAGAAAGTCCGCGGTGCCATCGAAATGGGTGCTGAGGCCATCATGGACCTCTCCTGCTTCGGTAAGACTCAGGAATTTCGCCGTGAGCTGGTGAAAATGTCTCCGGCCATGATCGGCACCGTACCCATCTACGACGCCGTTGGTTTCTACGACAAGAACCTGCAGGACATCACCGTGGACGAGTTCTTTGATGTGGTCGAAACCCACGTCAAAGACGGCGTTGACTTCCTGACCATCCACGCCGGTCTGAACAAGCACACCGCCGATAAGGTCAAACAGGGCGGTCGTCTGACCAACATCGTTTCCCGTGGTGGTTCCCTGCTCTTCACCTGGATGGAGATTAACAACGCCGAGAACCCGTTCTTCGAACATTACGATCGTCTGCTGGACATCTGTGAAGAATACGACGTTACCCTGAGCCTCGGTGACGGCTGCCGTCCCGGTTGCCTGCACGACGCCACCGACGCCTGTCAGGTGGAAGAGCTTATTACTCTGGGCGAGCTGACCAAGCGCGCTTGGGAGCGCAACGTCCAGGTCATGATCGAAGGTCCCGGCCACATGGCCATGAACGAGATCGCCGGTAACATGATGATGGAGAAGCGCTTGTGCCACGGTGCTCCGTTCTACGTCCTCGGTCCCATCGTCACCGACGTTGCTCCGGGTTACGACCACATCACCTCCGCCATCGGCGGCGCCATTGCTGCTCAGAACGGCGCAGATTTCCTGTGCTACGTTACCCCGGCCGAGCATCTGCGTCTGCCCACTCTGGAAGACATGAAGGAAGGCATCATCGCCACCCGCATCGCTGCCCACGCAGCTGACATCGCCAAGGGCTACCCCGGCGCACGTGATTGGGATGACAAGATGTCTGCAGCCCGTGCAGCTCTGGACTGGGAAGGTATGTTCAAGCTGGCTATGGACCCGGTCAAGCCTCGCGAATACCGTGAGTCCTCCAAGCCCGAGCACGAAGATTCCTGCTCCATGTGCGGCAAAATGTGCGCAGTGCGCAACATGAACCGCGTTCTGGAAGGCAAGGACATTCAGCTGGACGACTAG
- the thiH gene encoding 2-iminoacetate synthase ThiH yields MSFYSICKELNEAPLDTIFASITEADVRRALAAPSCSREDFLALMSPAAVPLLEEMAQKASRLTQQHFGRTIHLFTPLYLSNYCSNHCVYCGFNAKNKIVRSQLELDQVEAEAKAIATTGLKHLLILTGESRKMATPEYLDQCMEILRKYFPSVSIEIYAMEEDEYAHLVEGGVDGLTIYQETYDEELYDKLHPKGPKKDFCFRLDAPERGCNAGMRVVNIGALLGLGDWRKDAVITGMHASYLMDKFPETDISVSLPRMRPHAGGWQPATIATDRDMVQIMLAYRIFRPRVGITVSTRENAAFRENILPLGVTKMSAGVSTKVGGHAVDDEDSVGQFDISDDRSVDEMCAMLRSRGFQPVFKDWEPIFDEAAGGV; encoded by the coding sequence GTGAGTTTCTACTCGATTTGCAAAGAGCTGAATGAAGCTCCACTCGATACAATATTTGCCTCCATCACCGAGGCGGATGTGCGCCGCGCCTTGGCTGCCCCCTCGTGCAGTCGCGAGGATTTCCTTGCGCTCATGAGTCCGGCTGCCGTGCCGCTCCTTGAGGAGATGGCTCAGAAGGCAAGCCGCCTGACCCAACAGCACTTCGGCCGCACCATTCATCTGTTCACGCCGTTGTACCTGTCGAATTACTGCAGCAATCACTGCGTGTATTGTGGGTTCAACGCCAAGAACAAGATCGTGCGCTCCCAGTTGGAGCTGGATCAGGTGGAGGCAGAGGCCAAGGCTATTGCTACCACAGGTCTCAAGCATTTGCTCATCCTGACGGGCGAGTCTCGAAAGATGGCCACGCCCGAGTATCTGGATCAGTGCATGGAGATCCTTCGCAAGTATTTCCCGTCCGTTTCCATTGAGATTTATGCCATGGAAGAGGACGAGTATGCCCACCTTGTCGAAGGCGGCGTAGATGGTCTGACCATCTATCAGGAGACCTACGACGAGGAGCTGTACGACAAGCTGCATCCCAAGGGACCGAAGAAGGACTTTTGTTTCCGTCTCGATGCTCCCGAACGGGGTTGCAATGCTGGCATGCGCGTGGTCAACATCGGCGCACTGCTGGGACTGGGTGACTGGCGCAAGGATGCCGTCATTACTGGCATGCACGCCTCGTATCTCATGGACAAGTTCCCTGAGACCGATATCTCCGTGTCTCTGCCGCGTATGCGTCCCCATGCGGGCGGCTGGCAGCCTGCCACCATTGCCACGGACCGTGACATGGTTCAAATCATGCTCGCTTACCGCATCTTCCGTCCCCGAGTGGGCATCACGGTTTCGACCCGCGAGAATGCGGCCTTCCGTGAGAACATCCTGCCGCTGGGCGTGACCAAGATGTCCGCTGGCGTGTCCACCAAGGTGGGCGGCCATGCTGTGGATGACGAGGATAGCGTGGGGCAGTTCGACATCAGCGATGATCGCAGTGTGGACGAGATGTGCGCCATGCTTCGTTCGCGTGGATTCCAGCCCGTGTTCAAGGACTGGGAGCCTATCTTTGATGAAGCAGCGGGAGGTGTATAG
- the thiF gene encoding sulfur carrier protein ThiS adenylyltransferase ThiF → MNVTEQGIALYLGEERLRFLQTITVGIAGAGGLGSNCAMHLVRSGFRKFVIADFDRLEASNLNRQAYSKDQVGQLKVRALAANMLAVNPDLEIDLRTNDVTPDNMAAMFMSCDAVVEAFDDPSCKKVLVETYMPSDKLVVAASGIGGYGSSDDIRTRRIRDNFFLIGDMETECSMEHPPMSPKVGVAAAKQADAVLSYYLEQYEKQGGA, encoded by the coding sequence GTGAATGTCACTGAGCAGGGTATAGCTCTGTACCTCGGCGAGGAACGGTTGCGTTTTCTGCAGACAATCACCGTGGGTATCGCCGGAGCTGGCGGGTTGGGTTCCAACTGCGCCATGCATCTGGTGCGAAGCGGTTTTCGCAAGTTCGTCATTGCGGACTTTGACCGGCTGGAAGCATCCAATCTCAATCGCCAGGCATATTCCAAGGATCAAGTCGGTCAACTTAAAGTGCGCGCTCTTGCCGCCAATATGCTGGCCGTGAATCCTGATCTGGAGATCGATCTTCGCACCAATGATGTGACTCCGGACAACATGGCAGCCATGTTCATGTCCTGTGACGCTGTGGTTGAAGCTTTCGATGATCCTTCCTGTAAAAAGGTGCTGGTGGAGACCTACATGCCGTCCGACAAGTTGGTGGTGGCCGCGTCCGGTATCGGCGGATACGGCAGCTCCGACGATATCCGTACCCGCCGGATTCGCGACAATTTTTTCCTGATAGGCGATATGGAAACCGAGTGCTCCATGGAACACCCGCCCATGTCTCCCAAGGTAGGCGTGGCTGCGGCCAAGCAGGCTGACGCCGTGCTCTCCTACTATCTGGAACAATACGAAAAACAAGGAGGCGCATAG
- a CDS encoding OmpH family outer membrane protein has translation MKLLKIGLVVLALGLLVAPAMAQDSKVGFVNPQRIVSESRIGQIAQEDLARLGKEKDRRVREALRDVEDIRQQLESGTLSVTEEQGLEKSLRLAVRSYEQLVEQSNLDIQVEERRLIQFVMRRADSILRRIAEERGFTMILTDPEIIGYVHSSMDITDRVITELNGML, from the coding sequence ATGAAATTATTGAAAATAGGGCTGGTTGTTCTCGCTTTGGGACTACTCGTTGCTCCTGCCATGGCCCAGGACTCCAAGGTGGGGTTCGTCAATCCCCAGCGCATTGTCAGCGAGTCGCGCATTGGGCAGATCGCTCAGGAAGACCTTGCCCGGTTGGGTAAGGAAAAGGACCGTCGAGTCCGCGAAGCCCTCCGTGATGTGGAGGACATTCGCCAGCAGCTGGAGAGCGGTACACTGTCCGTAACCGAGGAACAGGGACTGGAAAAATCCTTGCGCCTCGCTGTTCGCAGCTATGAACAGCTCGTGGAGCAGAGCAACCTCGATATTCAGGTTGAGGAGCGCCGATTGATTCAGTTTGTCATGCGCCGCGCGGATTCCATCCTGCGTCGTATTGCTGAAGAGCGTGGATTCACCATGATTCTGACAGACCCGGAAATCATTGGGTATGTCCATAGTTCCATGGATATCACTGATCGTGTCATCACCGAACTTAACGGAATGCTGTAG
- the thiS gene encoding sulfur carrier protein ThiS, with product MVITVNGKETEVAEGLSVLGLLESKGIAPDTVVVELNRDIVTGENFGTTMINDGDHLEVLRFVGGG from the coding sequence ATGGTTATTACTGTAAATGGAAAAGAGACCGAAGTGGCTGAAGGACTGAGCGTCCTCGGTCTGCTGGAGTCCAAGGGCATTGCCCCGGATACCGTGGTAGTGGAGTTGAACCGGGACATCGTGACCGGCGAGAACTTTGGGACCACCATGATCAATGACGGCGACCATCTGGAAGTACTCCGGTTCGTCGGTGGAGGATAA